In a genomic window of Gopherus evgoodei ecotype Sinaloan lineage chromosome 14, rGopEvg1_v1.p, whole genome shotgun sequence:
- the LKAAEAR1 gene encoding protein LKAAEAR1 isoform X1 — protein MATIVKAARGKRGRAGPWREEETRREGIKMTARETTMHKGTIIPKSRKSLLSFDVNAVSPQQKERYLAFAEPTEEPVKSMLASDILMMDKISHKHSMCERDAEQKKQARVIGLLKAAEARNRLRNVRLRFQNLRAQEINHLISCQKTARGAVRLEVFLPPRKNIQKLADNLDRVQRSRVEAILEDENGEIFIRRT, from the exons ATGGCAACGATTGTAAAGGCCGCGAGGGGGAAGCGAGGCCGGGCCGGGCCCTGGCGGGAAGAGGAGACGCGACGGGAGGG AATAAAGATGACTGCAAGAGAAACAACTATGCACAAAGGGACAATTATTCCTAAGTCCCGGAAGAGTTTACTTTCATTTGATGTAAATGCAGTGTCTCCACAGCAAAAAGAGAGGTATCTGGCATTTGCTGAGCCCACTGAGGAACCAGTGAAATCCATGCTGGCTTCAGACATTCTTATGATGGATAAAATTTCACACAAGCACTCCATGTGTGAAAGAGATGCAGAGCAAAAGAAGCAAGCCAGGGTCATTGGGCTGCTCAAGGCTGCAGAAGCCCGGAACCGCCTTCGAAACGTGAGACTCCGATTTCAGAACTTGAGA GCTCAGGAAATAAACCATCTGATATCCTGCCAGAAAACTGCCAGAGGCGCTGTGAGACTGGAGGTGTTTCTCCCACCCAGAAAGAACATTCAGAAACTAGCAGATAACTTGGACAGAGTTCAG AGGAGTAGAGTTGAAGCGATACTAGAAGATGAAAATGGCGAAATATTCATTAGAAGAACCTGA
- the LKAAEAR1 gene encoding protein LKAAEAR1 isoform X2, whose protein sequence is MTARETTMHKGTIIPKSRKSLLSFDVNAVSPQQKERYLAFAEPTEEPVKSMLASDILMMDKISHKHSMCERDAEQKKQARVIGLLKAAEARNRLRNVRLRFQNLRAQEINHLISCQKTARGAVRLEVFLPPRKNIQKLADNLDRVQRSRVEAILEDENGEIFIRRT, encoded by the exons ATGACTGCAAGAGAAACAACTATGCACAAAGGGACAATTATTCCTAAGTCCCGGAAGAGTTTACTTTCATTTGATGTAAATGCAGTGTCTCCACAGCAAAAAGAGAGGTATCTGGCATTTGCTGAGCCCACTGAGGAACCAGTGAAATCCATGCTGGCTTCAGACATTCTTATGATGGATAAAATTTCACACAAGCACTCCATGTGTGAAAGAGATGCAGAGCAAAAGAAGCAAGCCAGGGTCATTGGGCTGCTCAAGGCTGCAGAAGCCCGGAACCGCCTTCGAAACGTGAGACTCCGATTTCAGAACTTGAGA GCTCAGGAAATAAACCATCTGATATCCTGCCAGAAAACTGCCAGAGGCGCTGTGAGACTGGAGGTGTTTCTCCCACCCAGAAAGAACATTCAGAAACTAGCAGATAACTTGGACAGAGTTCAG AGGAGTAGAGTTGAAGCGATACTAGAAGATGAAAATGGCGAAATATTCATTAGAAGAACCTGA